In Clostridiales bacterium, a single window of DNA contains:
- a CDS encoding ATP-binding protein, which translates to MNNSLGVGYKFDIEKCDFIRAGQASSTIKKLLSKIGIDPLIIRRAAIAAYEAEINIVIHSNGGAISININPSFIQIIAEDKGPGIDNIELAMQDGYSTAPDWIREMGFGAGMGLSNMKKCSDCFNIDTEKGKYTKVTMKLFL; encoded by the coding sequence ATGAATAATTCACTCGGCGTTGGTTACAAATTTGATATTGAAAAGTGCGATTTTATAAGAGCCGGTCAGGCATCGAGCACGATAAAAAAGCTTTTAAGCAAAATAGGCATAGACCCTTTGATAATCAGAAGAGCGGCGATAGCAGCCTATGAGGCTGAAATAAACATAGTGATACACTCAAATGGCGGAGCGATTTCCATAAACATTAATCCCTCATTCATACAAATCATCGCAGAAGATAAAGGCCCCGGCATAGACAATATAGAACTTGCCATGCAAGACGGTTATTCGACGGCTCCTGATTGGATAAGAGAAATGGGCTTTGGAGCCGGTATGGGATTATCCAATATGAAAAAATGCTCGGATTGTTTCAATATTGATACTGAAAAAGGCAAATATACAAAGGTAACGATGAAATTATTTCTATAA
- a CDS encoding PHP domain-containing protein, with amino-acid sequence MKAAYDLHIHSALSPCADDDMTPNNIVNMSIIKGLDIISVTDHNSSFNLQALYNVSVRNGIMLIPGIEVQTKEEVHMLCYFKNVRNAIEFGNIIYENLPDVENDEQLFGKQLIMDDMDNVIGKACKLLLSSADILIDNLWDIVKSFKGVCIPAHVDRASYSIISNLGFIPSTLNIKTVEISKYEHFESFIEKFPYLKGLRTITSSDAHYLGDIFERQSFMDIDDFTCTAIFNYIKGK; translated from the coding sequence ATGAAAGCAGCCTATGACCTTCATATTCATTCGGCGCTTTCACCATGCGCTGATGACGATATGACTCCAAACAATATAGTGAATATGTCTATAATCAAGGGATTGGACATAATATCTGTCACAGACCACAATAGTTCCTTTAATTTGCAGGCTCTATACAATGTGTCTGTAAGGAATGGGATTATGCTCATACCGGGAATAGAAGTCCAGACAAAAGAGGAAGTTCATATGCTATGCTATTTTAAAAATGTTCGAAACGCTATCGAATTCGGAAATATAATATATGAAAATTTGCCCGATGTGGAAAATGATGAACAGCTGTTTGGAAAACAGCTGATTATGGATGATATGGATAATGTAATAGGAAAAGCCTGCAAACTGCTTCTATCATCTGCGGATATCCTGATAGACAACCTTTGGGATATAGTTAAAAGCTTTAAAGGCGTGTGCATACCAGCACATGTAGACAGGGCGTCATACAGTATAATATCAAACTTGGGATTCATTCCATCCACTTTGAATATAAAAACAGTGGAGATTTCAAAATACGAACATTTTGAATCCTTTATTGAAAAGTTCCCGTATTTAAAGGGATTAAGAACTATTACATCATCGGATGCTCATTACCTTGGTGATATTTTTGAAAGGCAAAGTTTTATGGACATAGACGATTTCACCTGTACTGCAATTTTTAATTATATAAAGGGTAAATGA
- a CDS encoding DRTGG domain-containing protein, with amino-acid sequence MRLRQVADILGADILCGRDKLGLEIYYAFSSDLMSDVLSYANKKTLLLTGLINPQVVRTAEMIDMPAIVFVRNKKPGDIIIKLAHENNFVILSTSHSLYTASGLLYASGLKGIQIDS; translated from the coding sequence ATGCGATTGAGACAGGTAGCCGATATTTTGGGCGCTGATATATTATGCGGCAGGGACAAGCTTGGTCTGGAAATATATTATGCTTTCAGTTCAGATCTCATGAGCGATGTACTTTCGTATGCCAATAAAAAAACTCTTTTGCTCACCGGCCTTATAAATCCGCAGGTGGTGAGAACGGCGGAGATGATCGATATGCCTGCGATCGTTTTTGTCAGGAACAAAAAACCCGGCGATATCATAATAAAACTTGCACATGAAAATAATTTCGTAATACTTAGCACATCACATAGTCTGTATACTGCGTCGGGACTTCTTTATGCATCCGGGCTTAAGGGAATACAGATAGACTCCTGA
- a CDS encoding [Fe-Fe] hydrogenase large subunit C-terminal domain-containing protein: protein MENKYFHSVILKPERCIGCTYCLRVCPTEAIRLKNKKASIIAQRCIDCGECIRICPNHAKSAITDNIEDIKGKFKYNVALVLPVLYGQFDTIYSPDKILSAIKYLGFDDVYDISQGAEIIGAIAEDIIKNHSTKPVISSSCPAILRLIQVRFPELIPNILDIETPTEISARIIKNRISKEKGLDIKDIGITLITPCTARVTSIKNPIGVEHSFIDSSISIKDIYVPILKALSSGNVNETKHSMPTLNGIICNNSDDFSMFSSYRKSLSVNGIHNAISILEEIELGRLNNLSFIEIAACPGGCLGGPLVVENRYIALNNIKNIAKKLKNHVIDKSNINSYFEMYNNGSIRLVKSIEPRSVTRLDLDIKKSIKKLNLIQNILDKLPGINCGICGSPTCQAFAEDFVTGNRSDYICPVQEIERKKGLKEKNNMIVKDIMDRLNLKLAAGESGLKREIKDVYTCDLLSWVMAHADAKSAWVTIQTHVNIVAVAVLLDLSCIIIPENAEISDETKNKADDESIPLLISDENAYKICYELHQELIR, encoded by the coding sequence ATGGAAAATAAATATTTTCACTCAGTAATACTGAAACCTGAAAGATGCATCGGGTGCACGTACTGCCTCAGAGTATGTCCTACTGAAGCTATAAGGTTGAAAAATAAAAAAGCAAGCATAATTGCGCAGCGCTGTATCGATTGCGGAGAATGCATCAGGATTTGCCCAAATCATGCAAAGAGTGCAATCACAGATAATATAGAAGATATCAAAGGCAAGTTTAAATACAATGTGGCTCTTGTACTCCCGGTTTTATACGGTCAATTCGATACTATATACTCCCCCGATAAAATACTGTCGGCTATAAAATACTTAGGATTCGATGACGTATACGATATATCCCAGGGAGCAGAAATTATCGGGGCAATTGCTGAAGATATAATCAAAAATCACAGTACAAAACCTGTGATAAGTTCTTCATGCCCTGCAATATTAAGGCTCATACAGGTCAGATTTCCGGAGCTTATACCTAATATACTTGATATAGAAACGCCCACGGAAATAAGCGCAAGGATCATTAAAAACCGCATCTCAAAAGAAAAAGGCCTGGATATTAAAGATATCGGCATAACTCTTATAACTCCTTGCACTGCCAGAGTTACAAGCATAAAAAATCCGATTGGCGTTGAACATTCATTTATCGACAGTTCAATTTCCATAAAAGATATATATGTACCAATTTTAAAAGCTCTTTCTTCCGGCAATGTAAATGAAACAAAACATTCTATGCCTACATTAAACGGTATAATATGCAATAACTCGGATGACTTTTCAATGTTTTCAAGTTACCGGAAGTCATTATCCGTCAATGGAATCCATAATGCGATTTCCATACTTGAGGAAATTGAACTCGGAAGGCTGAATAACCTTTCATTTATAGAGATCGCGGCCTGCCCGGGAGGCTGCCTTGGAGGACCTCTTGTAGTGGAAAACAGATATATAGCTTTGAATAATATAAAAAATATCGCCAAAAAGTTAAAAAATCATGTGATAGATAAAAGCAATATAAACAGTTATTTTGAAATGTACAATAACGGTTCGATCAGACTCGTTAAAAGCATCGAGCCAAGGTCCGTTACAAGGCTCGACTTGGATATTAAAAAATCTATAAAAAAATTGAATCTCATACAGAATATTTTAGATAAATTGCCCGGGATAAATTGCGGCATCTGCGGATCTCCAACATGCCAGGCATTTGCAGAAGATTTTGTTACAGGCAACAGAAGCGATTATATATGTCCCGTACAGGAAATAGAGCGAAAAAAAGGCTTAAAGGAGAAAAATAATATGATTGTAAAAGATATAATGGATAGATTGAATTTAAAATTGGCTGCGGGTGAAAGCGGCCTTAAAAGGGAAATAAAAGATGTTTATACATGTGACCTCCTAAGCTGGGTGATGGCACATGCTGATGCAAAAAGCGCCTGGGTTACGATACAGACTCATGTTAATATAGTTGCTGTCGCAGTACTTCTTGATTTATCATGCATTATTATACCTGAAAATGCTGAGATATCTGACGAAACAAAAAATAAAGCGGACGATGAATCGATACCCCTTCTCATCTCGGATGAAAATGCTTATAAAATATGCTATGAATTGCACCAAGAACTTATAAGGTAA